A window from Bos indicus isolate NIAB-ARS_2022 breed Sahiwal x Tharparkar chromosome 1, NIAB-ARS_B.indTharparkar_mat_pri_1.0, whole genome shotgun sequence encodes these proteins:
- the QTRT2 gene encoding queuine tRNA-ribosyltransferase accessory subunit 2 isoform X1: MKLNLTKVVNGCRLGKIKNLGKTGDCTMDIPGCLLYTKAGSAPHLTHHTLHKIHGVPAMAQLTLSSLAEHYEVLAEYKEGVGKFIGMPESLLYCSLHDPVSPCPAGYVTNKSVSVWGVGGRVEMTASKFMAIQQALQPDWFQCISDGEATCNEATSIKRARKSVDRSLLFLDNCLKLQEESEVLQKSSIIGVIEGGDVTEERLRSARETAKRPVGGFLLDGFQGNPATLETRLHLLSSVTAELPEDKPRLICGVSRPDEVLECIERGVDLFESFFPYQVTERGCALTFSFDYQPNPEETLLQQNGTQEEIKYVDQTKKSKTTSCNQEMTSFEINLKEKKYQEDFSPLVRGCSCYCCKNHTRAYIHHLLVTNELLAGVLLMMHNFEHYFGFFHSIREALKSDRLAQLKDLICRQAS; encoded by the exons ATGAAGCTAAATCTTACCAAGGTGGTTAATGGCTGTCGTCTcggaaaaataaaaaaccttggCAAAACAGGGGACTGCACCATGGACATCCCAGGCTGCCTTCTGTACACCAAGGCTGGCTCTGCCCCCCACCTGACCCATCACACGCTGCATAAAATCCACGGGGTTCCTGCCATGGCTCAGCTTACACTATCTTCACT gGCAGAACATTATGAAGTCTTGGCAGAATATAAGGAAGGAGTTGGAAAGTTTATAG GCATGCCAGAATCACTCTTATACTGTTCCCTGCATGATCCAGTCAGCCCTTGCCCAGCTGGATATGTAACAAATAAG TCAGTGTCTGTGTGGGGTGTTGGAGGACGAGTAGAAATGACTGCCTCCAAGTTCATGGCCATTCAGCAGGCCCTTCAGCCAGACTGGTTCCAGTGCATTTCAGATGGAGAGGCAACTTGCAACGAAGCAACTTCCATAAAAAGAGCCAGAAAATCTGTTGACCGATCGCTTCTCTTCCTGGATAATTGTTTGAAGCTACAGGAAGAGTCAGAG GTCCTCCAGAAAAGTTCGATCATTGGAGTGATCGAAGGTGGAGACGTGACAGAGGAGAGGCTGAGGTCGGCTCGAGAAACAGCCAAGCGGCCTGTTGGCGGTTTCCTTCTGGATGGCTTTCAGGGGAATCCAGCGACCCTGGAGACTAGACTACACTTGCTGTCATCAGTCACTGCGGAGCTGCCCGAGGACAAACCAAG GCTCATCTGTGGTGTTAGCCGGCCAGATGAGGTGCTCGAGTGTATTGAAAGAGGAGTGGACTTATTTGAGAGTTTTTTCCCTTATCAAGTGACAGAGCGGGGATGCGCCCTGACTTTCAGCTTTGATTACCAGCCGAATCCTGAAGAGACAT TATTACAACAAAATGGaacacaggaagaaataaaatatgtggatcaaacaaagaaaagtaaaacaaccAGTTGCAACCAAGAAATGACATCATTTGAAAttaatctgaaggaaaaaaa GTACCAGGAGGACTTCAGTCCTCTCGTGAGAGGGTGTTCCTGTTACTGCTGTAAGAACCACACTCGTGCATACATCCACCATCTGCTGGTGACCAACGAGCTGTTGGCTGGCGTCCTGCTTATGATGCACAACTTTGAACACTACTTTGGATTTTTCCACTCCATCCGGGAAGCACTGAAAAGTGACAGACTGGCTCAGTTGAAAGACCTCATCTGCCGACAAGCCTCCTGA